A window from Pseudomonas sp. Tri1 encodes these proteins:
- a CDS encoding LysR family transcriptional regulator: MSNIRFFKTFIAVAEYGSFAAAADRVALTNAAVGQQMRALEEEMRRPLFDRSQRQIKLSRDGVLLLPKAKRLLADYEQMIAEAPDGEAMEGEVSIGGITSGMGLLANCLVQLKKLHPKISVNLMTARSDEVVNLVQAAKLDAALLIETARQNFDGMSWTLLYNEPIVMLANATQTAGIDDAVELLRTQPFIRYDRSTAVGRKVQSIIKSESVEPLEILELNSIIGIADLVRQQVGVAIVPLLKNFDWHKDPSLRVLPLPGDLAVRRVGILEQGTKSAITGEIRKLLMSAVAT; encoded by the coding sequence ATGAGCAACATTCGTTTTTTCAAGACGTTTATCGCCGTCGCCGAGTACGGCAGCTTTGCCGCCGCTGCCGACCGCGTGGCACTGACCAACGCCGCCGTCGGCCAACAAATGCGTGCGCTCGAAGAGGAAATGCGCCGGCCGCTGTTCGACCGCAGCCAGCGGCAAATCAAGCTGAGCCGCGATGGTGTGTTATTGCTGCCCAAGGCCAAGCGTCTGCTGGCGGACTACGAGCAAATGATCGCCGAAGCCCCCGACGGCGAGGCCATGGAGGGCGAAGTGTCGATCGGCGGCATTACCTCTGGCATGGGCCTGCTCGCCAATTGCCTGGTGCAACTGAAAAAACTACACCCCAAGATATCGGTCAACCTGATGACCGCCCGTTCCGATGAGGTGGTCAACCTGGTGCAGGCCGCCAAACTCGACGCCGCGCTGCTGATCGAGACTGCGCGGCAAAACTTCGATGGCATGAGTTGGACCCTGCTCTACAACGAACCGATCGTCATGCTCGCCAATGCCACCCAGACCGCCGGCATCGACGACGCAGTGGAGTTGCTGAGAACCCAGCCGTTTATTCGCTACGACAGGTCCACGGCAGTGGGTCGCAAGGTGCAGTCGATCATCAAGAGTGAGTCGGTCGAACCGCTGGAGATCCTGGAACTGAACTCGATCATCGGAATCGCCGACCTGGTGCGCCAGCAAGTCGGGGTGGCGATTGTGCCGCTGCTGAAAAATTTCGACTGGCACAAAGACCCAAGCCTGCGGGTGCTGCCATTGCCGGGCGACCTGGCAGTACGCCGGGTGGGGATATTGGAACAAGGCACCAAAAGTGCGATCACAGGGGAAATTCGCAAGTTGCTGATGTCGGCGGTGGCAACGTAA
- a CDS encoding DJ-1/PfpI family protein: protein MARVGMILTPGFADWEYAFIAGTASPFYGIDVRFFAPATGQFRSQGGLAVTVDSSLQQCLDWKPDVVVIIGGMIWERAEAPDIRDFLHVSRSSGATIAGICGGTLALARAGLLDTVSHTSNGAEFLQHNAVGYEGHALYQSSPIAVVADRIITAPGPAPVSFTCAVFESAGLSSEIIAQFRSMLAAEHG, encoded by the coding sequence ATGGCACGCGTGGGTATGATATTGACACCCGGTTTTGCGGACTGGGAATATGCTTTCATTGCTGGAACTGCGTCCCCTTTTTACGGGATCGACGTCAGGTTTTTCGCTCCGGCTACGGGGCAGTTCCGTTCGCAGGGTGGATTGGCTGTAACGGTCGATAGCAGTTTGCAACAATGCCTGGACTGGAAGCCGGACGTTGTTGTCATCATTGGAGGAATGATCTGGGAGCGTGCAGAAGCCCCCGATATTCGGGACTTTCTTCATGTTAGTCGCTCAAGTGGCGCGACGATTGCCGGCATCTGCGGGGGAACGCTGGCACTTGCGAGGGCCGGGCTGCTCGACACGGTTTCTCATACCTCGAACGGCGCAGAGTTCCTACAACACAATGCTGTCGGTTATGAAGGGCACGCGCTCTATCAAAGCAGCCCGATAGCGGTGGTTGCGGACCGCATCATAACGGCTCCAGGCCCCGCCCCCGTTAGCTTCACCTGCGCAGTGTTCGAAAGTGCCGGGCTATCTTCGGAGATCATTGCTCAGTTCAGGTCAATGTTGGCAGCGGAACATGGGTGA
- a CDS encoding alpha/beta hydrolase: MSNPDTNPIDAALRAAKNVYHLGATTVYSHHEDSRFAYTLYVPETIEDSSRPVDLVVSLHGSTRAMEIYRNGFAEFGRWNDCVILSPLFPVGVLGDSNGDGYKQLVEGDIRYDQVLLDMIASVGKRYDRRFDTFALFGYSGGGQFTHRFCYLHPEKLWAASIGAPGSVTLLDFEQDWWVGVRDFATRFGKPLNLQALQQLPVHMVVGDSDLETWEITHREGGKHYMAGANAAGRTRPERLASLKASFEAAGVQVHFDLLPNVAHQGIKAMPAAQDFFARVLRRKRSLG, encoded by the coding sequence ATGAGCAATCCAGATACCAACCCCATCGACGCGGCCTTGCGCGCGGCCAAAAACGTGTACCACCTCGGCGCTACCACGGTGTACTCGCATCACGAGGACAGCCGTTTTGCCTACACCCTCTATGTGCCCGAAACCATTGAAGACAGCTCCCGGCCAGTGGATCTGGTGGTGTCGCTGCACGGCTCGACCCGTGCGATGGAGATTTATCGCAATGGCTTCGCGGAGTTTGGCCGCTGGAATGATTGTGTGATCCTCTCGCCACTGTTCCCGGTCGGCGTGCTGGGTGACAGCAACGGCGATGGCTACAAGCAACTGGTCGAGGGCGATATCCGTTACGACCAAGTATTGCTCGACATGATCGCCAGCGTCGGCAAGCGCTACGATCGTCGCTTCGATACCTTTGCGCTGTTCGGCTATTCCGGTGGCGGACAATTCACCCACCGGTTCTGCTACCTGCACCCCGAGAAACTCTGGGCGGCGTCCATCGGTGCGCCGGGCTCGGTAACCTTGCTGGATTTCGAGCAGGACTGGTGGGTCGGCGTGCGGGACTTCGCGACGCGCTTTGGCAAACCGTTGAACCTGCAGGCCTTGCAGCAACTGCCGGTGCACATGGTGGTCGGCGATTCAGACCTCGAAACCTGGGAAATCACCCACCGCGAAGGGGGCAAACACTACATGGCCGGTGCCAACGCTGCCGGACGCACGCGCCCGGAGCGCCTGGCCAGCTTGAAAGCGAGTTTCGAAGCCGCCGGCGTGCAAGTGCACTTCGACCTGTTGCCCAACGTTGCGCACCAGGGCATCAAGGCCATGCCGGCTGCCCAGGATTTCTTCGCCAGGGTATTGCGCCGCAAGCGCAGCCTCGGCTGA
- a CDS encoding ABC transporter permease — protein sequence MFRFILHRLGMAVPTLLLISVIVFALIRLIPGDPALLMLGDMADPKSLADMRSSLGLDHSVVTQYLIWIKSVLSGDLGMSISSRQPVLELLIERFSVSATVVLVAVLLATLLAVPVGLLAAWKQNSALDLGLVAMATLLLSVPSFWLGLLLLYVFGIQLGWLPVIGYVGFASDPMKALTYVVLPIITLTLVEFGAIARMARASTIEVLRLEYIAHARAKGLSEGAVLWKHALRNAFAPTWTLIGLILGNLLGGIAVLETVFTLPGIGRLMVDAIFSRDYPVLQGCLLLVTCIYVLVNLLVDLLYPLFDPRVKL from the coding sequence ATGTTTCGATTCATATTGCACAGGCTCGGCATGGCGGTGCCGACCCTTCTGTTGATCTCGGTGATTGTATTTGCCTTGATTCGCCTGATCCCCGGCGACCCGGCGTTGTTGATGCTGGGCGACATGGCCGACCCGAAAAGCCTTGCCGACATGCGCAGCAGTCTTGGGTTGGACCACTCGGTGGTGACCCAGTACCTGATCTGGATAAAGTCGGTGCTCAGTGGCGATCTCGGGATGTCCATCAGCAGCCGCCAGCCGGTATTGGAGTTGCTGATCGAACGATTCAGCGTCAGCGCCACAGTGGTGCTCGTCGCAGTGTTACTGGCGACCCTGCTCGCGGTACCGGTGGGTTTGCTCGCGGCCTGGAAGCAAAACAGTGCGCTGGACTTGGGCCTGGTGGCTATGGCGACGTTGCTGCTGTCGGTGCCGAGTTTCTGGTTGGGCTTATTGTTGCTCTACGTGTTTGGCATTCAGCTCGGCTGGTTGCCGGTGATCGGTTACGTCGGCTTTGCCAGCGACCCGATGAAAGCGTTGACCTATGTGGTGCTGCCGATCATCACCCTGACCCTGGTGGAGTTCGGCGCCATTGCGCGAATGGCGCGGGCCAGCACCATCGAAGTGCTGCGCCTGGAGTACATCGCCCATGCCCGGGCCAAGGGGTTGTCGGAGGGGGCGGTGCTGTGGAAACACGCTCTGCGCAATGCGTTTGCGCCCACCTGGACCTTGATTGGCCTGATTCTCGGCAATTTGCTCGGCGGCATTGCGGTACTGGAAACCGTATTCACCTTGCCCGGTATTGGCCGCTTGATGGTCGATGCGATCTTCTCCCGTGACTACCCGGTGTTGCAGGGTTGCCTGCTGCTGGTCACCTGCATCTACGTGTTGGTCAACCTGTTGGTGGATCTGTTGTATCCGCTGTTCGATCCTAGGGTGAAGCTATGA
- a CDS encoding LysR family transcriptional regulator, with protein sequence MREISLDRLRTLVAIVDLGSFAEAARALHLAPPTVSLHIADLESRVGGKLLSRARGRIQPSAIGETLVERARRLLADAEQALEDVERQVQGLAGRVRLGASTGAIAQLLPQALETLGQRHPAIDVQVAVLTSQETLKKLAEGSLEIGLVALPQPPVKGLRIEPWRRDPVMAFLPARWECPDVVTPSWLAAQPLILNDNTTRLSRLTSEWFASVERQPTPRIQLNYNDAIKSLVAAGYGATLLPHEASTPLPDTRIVMRPLQPLLWRELGIAHRGGDVERSTQHVLDVLWGLSAG encoded by the coding sequence ATGCGCGAAATCAGCCTGGACCGTTTACGCACGTTGGTGGCAATTGTCGACTTGGGCTCATTTGCCGAGGCCGCTCGTGCCTTGCACCTCGCGCCACCCACGGTCAGCTTGCATATCGCCGACCTGGAGTCACGGGTGGGCGGCAAGCTGTTGTCACGCGCGCGGGGGCGCATTCAGCCTTCGGCGATTGGCGAAACGCTGGTGGAACGCGCGCGACGCCTGTTGGCCGATGCCGAGCAGGCGCTCGAGGACGTGGAGCGTCAGGTGCAGGGCTTGGCCGGGCGTGTGCGGCTGGGGGCCTCCACAGGGGCCATTGCCCAGTTGCTGCCGCAAGCGTTGGAGACGTTAGGCCAACGCCATCCTGCCATCGATGTGCAGGTCGCGGTGCTTACCTCACAGGAGACTTTGAAGAAGCTTGCCGAGGGCTCGTTGGAGATCGGTCTGGTCGCGCTGCCGCAGCCCCCGGTGAAGGGATTGCGGATCGAGCCATGGCGGCGGGACCCGGTCATGGCCTTCTTGCCGGCTCGCTGGGAATGCCCGGATGTCGTAACGCCCAGTTGGCTGGCCGCTCAGCCATTGATTCTGAATGACAACACCACTCGGCTTTCGCGCCTGACGTCGGAGTGGTTCGCCAGTGTTGAACGCCAGCCTACGCCGCGTATTCAACTGAACTACAACGATGCGATCAAAAGCCTGGTGGCTGCCGGTTATGGCGCGACGTTGTTGCCCCATGAAGCCTCCACGCCCTTGCCCGATACCCGGATCGTCATGAGGCCATTGCAGCCCTTATTGTGGCGTGAACTGGGGATTGCCCATCGGGGTGGCGACGTCGAGCGGTCTACGCAACATGTGTTGGATGTGTTGTGGGGGTTGAGTGCGGGGTAG
- a CDS encoding phytanoyl-CoA dioxygenase family protein, whose amino-acid sequence MTDREQLHRDGYALLHRAIPAEWLEDLRAVFDAGVRPSDQWPVPRGVDWRYSMLDDDAKVQAVCRLPQVLAVAGELIGERFFLSQVEGREPLAGGGHQQLHRDLSAQRPGDIAMALAFFDDYGPENGATRIVPGSHRPALGEPLFDFNDESRSVQLSGYAGDILLFDVDLVHAGSVNSIGARRRSILIGYFSESLYVSHLETVGLRNVRMDTRERFEPLGFAVQR is encoded by the coding sequence ATGACCGACCGCGAGCAACTCCATCGAGACGGCTACGCCCTGCTCCATCGAGCGATCCCGGCCGAGTGGCTGGAAGACCTGCGTGCCGTGTTCGATGCTGGTGTGAGGCCATCGGACCAGTGGCCAGTGCCGCGTGGCGTGGACTGGCGTTATTCGATGCTGGACGATGATGCGAAGGTTCAGGCTGTGTGTCGCCTGCCCCAGGTACTGGCGGTGGCGGGTGAGTTGATCGGGGAGCGGTTCTTTCTCTCGCAGGTGGAGGGGCGCGAGCCTCTTGCCGGTGGTGGCCACCAACAGCTGCACCGCGATTTGTCGGCCCAACGGCCAGGCGACATCGCCATGGCCCTGGCTTTTTTTGACGACTATGGCCCCGAGAACGGCGCGACTCGTATCGTCCCCGGGAGCCATCGCCCCGCGCTGGGAGAGCCGCTGTTCGACTTCAACGACGAGTCACGCTCAGTACAGCTTTCAGGCTACGCCGGTGACATCCTGCTGTTCGATGTCGACTTGGTGCATGCGGGCAGTGTGAACTCGATTGGCGCACGCCGTCGCTCGATTCTGATCGGCTATTTTTCGGAGTCGCTGTACGTCTCACACTTGGAAACCGTGGGGCTGCGTAATGTTCGTATGGATACGCGTGAGCGGTTCGAGCCTTTGGGTTTTGCCGTCCAGAGATAG
- a CDS encoding ABC transporter ATP-binding protein — protein MLRTFEKWLDPFPPDEVPPPPEGLARFLWACTRGARGYILALALLSAGVSIYEAWLFSFLGQVVDLLSTWQAGGDAAVQESRVLWGIGIVLLTSIGLVALRTMVQHQILAINLPLRLRWDFHRLMLRQSLSFFSDEFSGRVTTKVMQTALSVREVLFTLIEIAPGIGVYFIAIIALAGGFDLKLMLPFIGWVALFGLAMRYFVPRLGKVGQEQANARSSMTGRISDAYTNITTVKLFSHSKREAHFARAAMEDFKQTGLRQMRLVSQFEIVNQALVVALIMGAGGYALWLWHQGEVGAGAVAAITAMALRINGMSHWIMWQMTSLFENIGTVQDGMATLTRGPKVQDAPDAKVLVTTGGAVTFDNVSFNYNGERQVLDGLSLSIRAGEKIGLVGRSGAGKSTLINLLLRFYDVDKGEIRIDGQNIAHVTQDSLRSAIGMVTQDTSLLHRSIRDNIAYGRPDATDEQIRSAAINAQADGFISQLSDKHGHSGYDTLVGERGIKLSGGQRQRVAIARVMLKNAPILLLDEATSALDSEVEVAIQESLDDMMQGKTVIAIAHRLSTIAAMDRLIVMDDGRIIEQGTHTELLGKNGTYARLWHHQSGGFLGEDQGVVEAVE, from the coding sequence ATGCTTCGCACGTTTGAAAAATGGCTCGACCCCTTCCCGCCGGACGAGGTTCCGCCACCGCCTGAAGGCTTGGCGCGATTTCTCTGGGCCTGCACGCGCGGCGCCCGCGGCTATATTCTCGCGCTGGCGCTGCTCAGCGCCGGTGTGTCGATTTACGAAGCCTGGCTGTTTTCTTTCCTCGGGCAGGTCGTGGACCTGCTGTCGACCTGGCAGGCCGGCGGCGATGCGGCGGTGCAGGAAAGCCGCGTGCTGTGGGGCATCGGCATCGTATTGCTGACCAGTATCGGGCTGGTCGCATTGCGCACGATGGTGCAGCACCAGATATTGGCAATCAACCTACCGTTGCGGCTGCGCTGGGATTTTCACCGGCTGATGCTGCGGCAAAGCCTTTCGTTCTTCTCCGATGAGTTCTCCGGCCGCGTCACCACCAAGGTGATGCAGACGGCGCTGTCGGTGCGCGAGGTGCTGTTCACCCTCATCGAGATCGCACCAGGAATCGGCGTTTACTTCATCGCGATCATCGCCCTGGCCGGCGGCTTCGACCTGAAGCTGATGCTGCCTTTCATAGGCTGGGTCGCGTTGTTCGGTCTGGCCATGCGCTACTTCGTGCCCCGGCTGGGAAAAGTCGGCCAGGAACAGGCCAATGCGCGGTCATCGATGACCGGCCGTATCTCCGATGCCTATACCAACATCACCACGGTAAAGCTGTTCTCGCACTCCAAACGCGAAGCCCACTTCGCCCGCGCTGCGATGGAGGATTTCAAGCAAACCGGCTTGCGCCAGATGCGCCTGGTCAGCCAATTCGAAATCGTCAACCAGGCACTGGTGGTCGCGTTGATCATGGGTGCAGGCGGTTATGCCCTGTGGCTGTGGCACCAGGGCGAAGTCGGCGCGGGTGCCGTTGCGGCGATTACCGCCATGGCGTTGCGCATCAATGGCATGTCGCACTGGATCATGTGGCAAATGACCTCGCTGTTCGAGAACATCGGCACCGTGCAGGATGGCATGGCCACCTTGACCCGCGGCCCCAAGGTGCAGGACGCGCCGGACGCGAAGGTGCTGGTGACCACTGGCGGTGCGGTGACCTTCGACAATGTGAGCTTCAACTACAACGGCGAACGCCAGGTGCTCGACGGGCTGAGCCTGAGCATCCGCGCGGGGGAAAAAATTGGCCTGGTGGGTCGCTCCGGCGCCGGCAAATCCACGCTCATCAACCTGCTGTTACGCTTCTACGATGTGGACAAGGGAGAGATTCGCATCGACGGGCAAAACATCGCGCACGTCACGCAGGACAGTCTGCGCAGCGCCATCGGCATGGTCACTCAGGATACTTCCCTGCTGCACCGGTCCATTCGCGACAACATCGCCTACGGTCGCCCCGACGCAACCGACGAGCAAATCCGCAGCGCCGCCATCAATGCCCAGGCCGATGGCTTCATCAGCCAACTGAGCGACAAGCATGGCCATAGCGGCTACGACACCCTGGTCGGTGAGCGTGGTATCAAGCTGTCGGGCGGCCAGCGTCAACGCGTGGCGATTGCCCGCGTGATGCTCAAGAATGCCCCGATCCTGCTACTGGACGAGGCCACAAGCGCCCTGGATTCAGAAGTCGAAGTGGCCATCCAGGAAAGCCTCGATGACATGATGCAGGGCAAGACCGTGATTGCCATCGCCCATCGTCTATCCACGATTGCCGCCATGGACAGGCTCATCGTGATGGATGACGGGCGCATCATAGAACAAGGCACCCACACGGAATTGCTGGGGAAGAACGGTACCTATGCGCGGTTGTGGCATCACCAGAGCGGCGGATTTCTGGGCGAGGATCAGGGCGTGGTTGAGGCGGTGGAATAG
- the argC gene encoding N-acetyl-gamma-glutamyl-phosphate reductase, giving the protein MAIPHVFIDGDQGTTGLQIHQRLCHRTDLRLVTLSPEHRKDPQRRAEIINDCDIAILCLPDQAARDAVASIRNSAVRVIDASSAHRTHPDWVYGFAQMNAQQARQIATARRVSNPGCYPTGAIGLLRPLLEAGLLPTDYPMNIHAVSGYSGKGRAGVQEHEGEGASQAPAFQVYGLGLAHKHIPEIQQHSGLTERPMFVPAYGAFRQGIVLTIPLQLRLLAPGVDATRLHACLMQHYADAQHVQVMSLQEAKALTHLDPQALNGTDSLQLVVFENDETGQVLLAAVFDNLGKGAAGAAVQNLDLMMGA; this is encoded by the coding sequence ATGGCCATTCCTCATGTATTCATCGATGGCGACCAAGGCACCACCGGGTTGCAAATCCATCAGCGTCTATGCCACCGGACCGATCTGCGGCTCGTCACCCTCAGCCCCGAACATCGCAAGGATCCGCAGCGCCGCGCTGAAATCATCAACGACTGCGACATCGCGATTCTCTGCTTGCCCGACCAGGCTGCGCGCGACGCCGTAGCGAGCATCAGAAACTCCGCTGTTCGCGTGATTGACGCAAGTTCCGCACACCGTACCCACCCAGACTGGGTCTATGGTTTCGCGCAGATGAACGCGCAGCAGGCCAGACAAATCGCCACGGCGCGGCGTGTCAGCAACCCCGGTTGCTATCCCACGGGAGCCATAGGCCTGCTGCGCCCACTGCTGGAGGCCGGGCTGCTGCCTACGGACTACCCGATGAACATTCATGCTGTGTCGGGCTATTCCGGAAAAGGACGCGCCGGCGTGCAGGAGCATGAGGGCGAGGGCGCATCGCAAGCGCCTGCGTTCCAGGTTTACGGCCTGGGGTTGGCACACAAGCATATCCCCGAGATCCAGCAGCACAGCGGTTTGACGGAGCGGCCGATGTTCGTGCCGGCCTATGGGGCTTTTCGGCAGGGGATCGTGCTGACCATCCCATTGCAACTTCGGTTGTTGGCGCCGGGCGTGGATGCGACGCGGCTGCACGCATGCCTTATGCAGCACTACGCCGACGCGCAGCATGTACAGGTAATGTCGCTGCAGGAGGCTAAAGCGTTGACGCACCTCGATCCTCAGGCGCTTAACGGCACTGATAGCTTGCAATTGGTGGTGTTTGAAAATGACGAGACAGGACAGGTTTTGTTGGCTGCGGTATTTGACAACCTTGGGAAGGGAGCCGCTGGGGCGGCAGTGCAGAATCTGGATTTGATGATGGGCGCGTGA
- a CDS encoding ABC transporter substrate-binding protein, translating into MNSYVKTALAVAMSACTFSMAVAQDKVISVGLNGDIRSTDPGVNRDDNTDAVMMHIVEGLVAYREDTSIAPMLASAVAVSPDGLRYTFSLRDGVHFQNGQLLTAKDVQWTWQRYLDPKTQWRCLAEFDGRGAAKIVDVATPDPKTVVFTLDQANGLFLAAMARPDCAGSGILHPDSLAADGSWRAPIGTGPFTLGKWQKGQYVELDRFKGYTPRAEAEADGYTGNKQAFVDKVRFEVIPDSASAKAALLSGGVDLLPDVTAMDAAQLKQVKNLQIQVSPIMTISGLLFQTRDPLLKDVRIRRAVALSLDYAQMVAALSDGLSVVNNSVIPTASPYYDDTARQGYTYNLDEARRLLKEAGYGGEKIRMLVNKRYPQMFDMGLLSQAMTQAAGLNIEMETLEWGTQLERYQTGSYQMMSFSYSGRFDAAQSYESVIGDKQKEPRKVWDNPEALAILREAQREVDPAKRQPLFDKLHTLMLKDVPMVVIYNGTAIGAMGKRVEGYRSWPVAKPRLWGVKLADTSK; encoded by the coding sequence GTGAATAGTTACGTAAAGACGGCACTGGCCGTCGCGATGTCGGCGTGCACCTTTTCCATGGCCGTCGCGCAAGACAAGGTCATCAGCGTTGGTCTCAATGGTGATATCCGCAGCACCGACCCGGGCGTCAACCGTGACGACAATACCGATGCGGTGATGATGCATATCGTCGAAGGGCTGGTGGCGTATCGCGAAGACACCAGCATCGCGCCGATGCTGGCCAGTGCAGTCGCTGTCTCGCCGGACGGCTTGCGCTACACCTTCAGCCTGCGAGACGGCGTGCACTTCCAGAATGGCCAATTGTTGACGGCCAAGGATGTGCAATGGACCTGGCAGCGCTACCTGGACCCCAAGACCCAGTGGCGTTGCCTGGCGGAGTTCGACGGGCGTGGCGCAGCCAAGATTGTCGACGTCGCCACCCCTGACCCGAAAACCGTGGTGTTCACGCTGGACCAGGCCAACGGCTTGTTTCTCGCCGCGATGGCTCGCCCGGATTGTGCCGGCAGCGGCATCCTGCACCCGGACTCCCTGGCCGCCGATGGCAGTTGGCGTGCACCGATTGGCACCGGGCCGTTCACCCTGGGCAAATGGCAGAAGGGCCAGTACGTCGAACTGGATCGTTTCAAGGGATACACACCGCGTGCCGAGGCCGAGGCGGACGGGTACACCGGCAACAAGCAGGCGTTTGTCGACAAGGTGCGTTTCGAGGTGATTCCCGATTCGGCCTCGGCCAAGGCCGCGCTGCTCTCGGGTGGCGTCGACCTGCTGCCGGACGTGACGGCGATGGACGCCGCACAGCTCAAGCAGGTCAAGAATCTGCAGATCCAGGTCAGCCCGATCATGACCATCAGCGGCCTGCTGTTTCAGACCCGTGACCCGTTGCTCAAGGACGTGCGCATTCGTCGCGCGGTGGCGTTGTCCCTGGATTACGCACAGATGGTGGCGGCCTTGTCCGATGGCTTGTCGGTGGTCAACAACTCGGTGATCCCCACCGCCAGCCCGTACTACGACGACACTGCGCGCCAGGGCTACACCTACAACCTCGATGAGGCCCGGCGCCTGTTGAAAGAGGCCGGTTACGGCGGCGAAAAAATCCGCATGCTGGTCAACAAGCGCTATCCGCAGATGTTCGACATGGGTTTGCTCAGCCAGGCCATGACTCAGGCGGCGGGGCTGAATATCGAGATGGAAACCCTGGAGTGGGGCACGCAGCTGGAGCGCTACCAGACCGGCAGCTACCAGATGATGTCGTTCTCCTATTCAGGGCGTTTCGATGCGGCGCAGAGCTACGAATCAGTGATCGGCGACAAACAGAAGGAGCCGCGCAAGGTCTGGGACAACCCCGAAGCCTTGGCAATATTGCGCGAGGCCCAGCGTGAGGTTGACCCTGCCAAGCGCCAGCCGCTGTTCGACAAGCTACACACCTTGATGCTCAAGGATGTACCGATGGTCGTCATCTACAACGGTACCGCCATCGGCGCCATGGGCAAGCGCGTTGAAGGTTATCGCTCCTGGCCCGTTGCCAAGCCGCGCCTGTGGGGCGTGAAGCTGGCCGACACTTCCAAGTAA
- a CDS encoding nucleotidyltransferase domain-containing protein, whose amino-acid sequence MERFHPRGIDADGYILTVSNVEVQPPFQALLTDVCMTLAESEPLLDGIYLYGSVARGHAVAGVSDLDLTLVLHSAPASQDLEMLESKKRTLESRHTEVTKIDFDIGSRSEVLAADNRLSWGYWLKHHCRCLWGNDLAKHFDRFKPSRDIAIAVNGDFESVLTRYADLIDQATTPTQSLILQREASRKLIRSTQVLRSEQDLMWPQTLEEHVELFVQHYPHMRTQISFFLSQAKNPYAEPEEFTTQVQNFLTWMASEAV is encoded by the coding sequence ATGGAACGATTCCATCCTCGCGGCATTGATGCCGACGGTTATATCCTCACCGTGTCCAACGTCGAGGTGCAGCCACCATTTCAGGCTTTGCTGACGGACGTTTGCATGACGCTCGCTGAGTCGGAACCTCTGCTGGATGGGATTTATCTGTATGGCAGTGTCGCTAGAGGCCACGCCGTAGCGGGAGTTTCCGACCTAGACCTAACCCTTGTCTTGCACAGCGCACCTGCATCGCAGGATCTGGAAATGCTCGAGTCGAAAAAGCGCACGCTTGAAAGTCGGCATACCGAAGTCACCAAGATCGATTTCGACATCGGTAGTCGTTCTGAAGTGTTGGCGGCTGACAATCGATTGAGTTGGGGTTATTGGCTCAAGCATCACTGTCGTTGCTTATGGGGGAATGATCTGGCCAAGCACTTCGATCGGTTCAAGCCGTCGCGTGATATCGCCATTGCCGTGAATGGTGACTTTGAATCCGTATTGACCCGGTATGCCGATCTTATCGATCAGGCGACCACACCGACACAATCCCTGATCCTGCAACGCGAAGCCTCACGCAAACTCATCCGGTCAACTCAAGTACTTCGCTCTGAACAGGACTTGATGTGGCCGCAAACACTGGAGGAACATGTCGAGCTGTTTGTTCAGCATTACCCGCATATGAGAACGCAGATCTCTTTTTTCTTGTCCCAGGCAAAGAACCCATACGCGGAGCCAGAAGAGTTTACGACTCAGGTCCAAAATTTTTTGACCTGGATGGCTTCAGAAGCCGTTTAG